The genomic stretch TCGGTATTTAGACTTTGATATTTTTCATTGCGCTTAATTCTAATTGGCGAAGAAGTGCGCGTTTCCACGCCTGTGAGCATGGCATCATCCATCGCAAACCCCTTGATTTTTTTATTAAATTCGGGAATCGCTTCACGAATGGCAGCGATCGCATAGTCAGGCAAACTCTCACTGAGATCGCCCAAAAGTACATCTGGTGTATAGGATGGATGCACAGTGCCGAGAGCCTTAGAAGGACGATTCGCCAGAAAATCTCCGACTAACTGAGCAGGAGCTGCATAGGTTCCGCCACCAAGCTCAAAGGCATGGGATTCTAAACGACGCTGAAAATCAATACCTGCAAGGGGATGCTCTGGATAATCATCGGGGGTAATGCCTACGACGATACCACTATTGGCATTGCGTTCATTGCGCGAATATTGACTCATGCCATTAGTCACTACACGCCCAACTTCCGAAGTTGCCGCCACGACTAATCCCCCCGGACACATACAGAAGCTATAAACCGAGCGACCATTTTTGCAGTGATGTACTAGTTTGTAATCAGCAGCACCTAAGGTTTTATGTCCTGCATAATCACCAAATCTAGCGCGATCAATGAGCGTTTGTGGATGCTCAATTCTGAAACCAATCGAGAAAGGTTTTGCTTCGATATATACGCCGTGGTTGTAGAGCATTTGGAAGGTGTCACGGGCACTATGACCGACAGCCAAAACTATATGATTGCTAGCAATATATTCGCCACTAGCAAGGGTCACTCCCTTCGCTTTGCCATTTTGAATATCAATATCTTCTACTCGACTTTGAAAATGGATTTCTCCACCAAGTTCTTCAATTCTGGCACGGAAATTCTGGACGATGCCAACAAGCTTAAATGTCCCAATATGCGGCTTATTGATATAGAGAATTTCAGGTGAGGCTCCTGCATTCACAAATTCGGTGAGAACTTTGCGCCCATAGTGTTGTGGGTCTTTGACTTGGCTATAGAGTTTCCCATCGGAGAAAGTGCCTGCACCACCTTCACCAAATTGAGCATTAGATTCAGGATTAAAAGCTGCTCTTTTTTTCCAGAAATTAAAGGTGTCGGCAGTGCGATCGCGTACTGCCTTACCCCGTTCTAAAATAATCGGACGAAATCCCATTTGCGCCAACATTAGCCCTGCAAACATCCCTGCGGGCCCCAGACCGATGACAATAGGACGAGTTTTTAAATTACTAGGAGCCTTGGCTACATGGTGATAACTCATGTCTGGCGTAATTGAGATATGTGGATCTGCTTGGAATTTTGCTAATAACTGCTTCTCTACAGATGTCTCAACATCAACGATGTAAACCAAGTAAATATCTGTTTTCTTTCGCGCATCATAACTACGCTTAAAAATAGAATAATTAGTTAATTCTTCTGGCTTAATTTGCAGCTTTTTGAGAATTGCTAATTTCAGCGCATCTTCAGGATGATCTAAGGGTAGTTTAATCTCAGTAATTCGTAACATAATTTAAGGCAATTCTTAGTTTATTAACTTAGCTGTAAGTACTTGAGCAAATCGCTTTAACATCAACAATGAAAGCCATGTACTCAAGTTCTTAGATTATTTGCATAAGTCCTAGAACTATTAATTATAGTTTGCAATTACATTAACAACTTTACCCTCAGCATCTATTTCCATGAACTCGGCTGCTTTCACTCCATTTTGATTAACTGAGAACTTGCACCATTCTGGAAAGGGGTTGCAAAGAGAGTAAAGATGTGAAAAAAAGGGCGTAGTAGTAAATTAAATAACGATTATGGAAAGCATCGTTAAGCACGCCCAAGGTTTAGTGTATAGCCTAATTTGTCTGATGCCAAGTGTGTATCAAAAAGCAAGTCTGAATGCAATATTAGGGCTATTTCTGGAAGCGCAAGGGCATCCCTATCCAGAACATACACAGGTAAAATCAGCGAGTGCATTAAGCCGATTTCTCAATCACTATAACTGGTCAACAAGAGGACTAATTCGAGCAACAAGGCTGTCAATTTTGGGGCAAATCGCCAAGCATCGCCCATCGAAGAGAGTGCCATTAAAGATACTGATAGACCTGACCACCTTAGAAAAAAGCGGCAAGTTTTTACATTTGAGCAATCCCACCCCAAACGAACCAGACCCATGGGTGAGAATCCTCAACGGAAAGCGAGGACTACATCTGGTTGTACTGTATCTGGTCTATGGAGAGTGGCGCGTACCATGGAGTTTTAGAGTATGGCGCGGCAAAGGATACTCCAGTCCCTCTGACTTAGCTTGTAAGTTATTGGGGACAGTACCCAAGCAACTAACCCAAGGCAAGACTGTGATTGTCCTTGCTGATACTGAGTTTAGTACGGTGAAGTTTTTCAATGCTGTCCGCGCCAAGTCTTGGCGCATCGTTGTCGGTGTCCGCAACAATCGTAAACTTCAAGATGGACGTACCGTCAAACAACTTTATCCCCATGGCAAACGTGGACAACTAATTTTACTGGAAGGGCTAAGTACGCCTTTGACGATCTCTTGGTTCTGGCTCAAAAGAGCCGATAGTAAACGGGAGTTACGCTTTGTGGTCTCTTCTCATCCTTATTCTGGCGCTTATCTGGTGATGTTAGGTCGTAAGCGTTGGGCGATTGAGGGATTCTTCAAAACCATCAAACATCGCTTTGGTTTGCATTGTTTTGGGCAATCTACAAAACTTGGCGTTTATCGTTGGCTTATCCTCTCTCTGCTTTCTTATCTTTTGGCTCATTGGATTGATCAATGGTCGTTTCCTCCCATCTTGGACTGGAAAGCTACCTGTGATTTAACCCTTTCTGTTTTATTCCCTTCTGTCCTTTGGTTGAAACTTCTCAG from Pseudanabaena sp. Chao 1811 encodes the following:
- a CDS encoding NAD(P)/FAD-dependent oxidoreductase, which codes for MLRITEIKLPLDHPEDALKLAILKKLQIKPEELTNYSIFKRSYDARKKTDIYLVYIVDVETSVEKQLLAKFQADPHISITPDMSYHHVAKAPSNLKTRPIVIGLGPAGMFAGLMLAQMGFRPIILERGKAVRDRTADTFNFWKKRAAFNPESNAQFGEGGAGTFSDGKLYSQVKDPQHYGRKVLTEFVNAGASPEILYINKPHIGTFKLVGIVQNFRARIEELGGEIHFQSRVEDIDIQNGKAKGVTLASGEYIASNHIVLAVGHSARDTFQMLYNHGVYIEAKPFSIGFRIEHPQTLIDRARFGDYAGHKTLGAADYKLVHHCKNGRSVYSFCMCPGGLVVAATSEVGRVVTNGMSQYSRNERNANSGIVVGITPDDYPEHPLAGIDFQRRLESHAFELGGGTYAAPAQLVGDFLANRPSKALGTVHPSYTPDVLLGDLSESLPDYAIAAIREAIPEFNKKIKGFAMDDAMLTGVETRTSSPIRIKRNEKYQSLNTEGLFPAGEGAGYAGGILSAGIDGIKVAEAVALSILEASP
- a CDS encoding transposase, whose amino-acid sequence is MESIVKHAQGLVYSLICLMPSVYQKASLNAILGLFLEAQGHPYPEHTQVKSASALSRFLNHYNWSTRGLIRATRLSILGQIAKHRPSKRVPLKILIDLTTLEKSGKFLHLSNPTPNEPDPWVRILNGKRGLHLVVLYLVYGEWRVPWSFRVWRGKGYSSPSDLACKLLGTVPKQLTQGKTVIVLADTEFSTVKFFNAVRAKSWRIVVGVRNNRKLQDGRTVKQLYPHGKRGQLILLEGLSTPLTISWFWLKRADSKRELRFVVSSHPYSGAYLVMLGRKRWAIEGFFKTIKHRFGLHCFGQSTKLGVYRWLILSLLSYLLAHWIDQWSFPPILDWKATCDLTLSVLFPSVLWLKLLRYLQISADIAARHGFEIILKPIPT